AGCGGCCGGAAGCCAAAAGCGACCCATCGGCGGCAAAGGCCACGCTGGACAGATTGCCGTTGTCCACCCCGGTCAGATTGGGCGCGCCCAGAAGGCCGAGGGTTTCGCCGTCAAGGACCGTGACGGCCGTGGTATCGGTAAAGCCCACGGCGAGTTGGCTGCTGTCTGGAGAAAAAGCCAGGGAAAACGGCCGGCTGCCGCCTTGCGACTGGTGTTTGGCCAAAAGGGTCAGACCGGTATCGGCCACACGGTACAGCCGAATCTGGCCATCGTAGCAGGTGGTGGCCAGATGGCCTTTGCCGTCGAAAGCCGCGCCGTAGCTCTCGCCCTTGTAATCCCGGTCCTGGCCGACCAGGGCCAGATCGGACAACCGCCAGACCCGCAGGCCGTCCTCGCCCAGGGCCGCAGCCAGATACAGGCCGTCGCGCGAAACCGCCAGATGGTTGACCACGCTCGGCAGCCCGGTCAGCCGTCGCACCAACTGGCCGGATTCGCGCTCGAACACGTAGACGCTGTGCGCCTTGTCCCAGGCATAGCCGGACCAGCCGCCGCAAAAAACGTAGCGGCCGTCCGGGCTCATGGCCACGCTGTAGAGCCTGCCTTCGTAGTCGTGCCCAATCGGCGGACGCAGGACGCGCAACTGCTCGCCGGTCTTGATGTCCCAGACCCGGCAGGTTTTGTCGTCGGAGGCCGTGGCCAGATAGCGGCCCAGGCCATCCACAGCGATGCGCTTTATAAGCGCGGTGTGCATCCCGGTTTCGATGCGTAAAATCGGTTCGCCGGGCGGCGTTCCGCCAACGGCATGGTTGGACGCCAACAGCAAAAAAAAGACCGCTATACACAATACGCGCGTGCGCATGGACATACTCCTCGCCCACTCCGGGGCGGCGCGCATTCTTGTCCCGACGCACTGCCGCGTCAAGTGCCCTGCTTCCCCAGCCGGCCCGGCAAGGTCCTCGGCACAAGACTTTCCGGGTTTCTAAATAGTTGATGAAAAAAAAGTGAGCGTTGCACCTAAAAAGGAGAAATGCAGGGCAGATGCCTCCGGCGGCCAAAGGGGTGATCCCTTTGGAATCCCGTATGGGGTTCGTTTGCTATGACTGGGGGCGCTGCCACGTCGATAGGCGGAAGTAAGCAAGAAAAGACGGGAAGCAGCCAGGGGAATGATCTGATCTCCCTGGCCACGGAACGGTTTCCAGTGGATTCCTGGCGCTGGCGTACCATACGGTCGCGTGTGGCCCATGGCAGCAGTGAGGCGTCTATGTTTTCCCCCAGGCCTGTCGACGACCTCGGGAGCAGGCCTGGGGGAAAAAACAGAACGCGTTACGCCTTGGGCTGCGCCGCCCGGTCCACCAGATAGACGATGGACTGGTAGGGCACGCCGCCGTGGTAGGACAGCCCGATTTCGCAGGTACGGCTGTTGGAATAGCCCGACGTCGTCGTGGCCGGCAGTTGGCCGGGCAGATCGGCCAGGGCCGAGGCATTGAGTTCGGGATAGAAAAAGCCCCGGTCGCCGGCAAAGCCGCAACAATGGATGCCGCGCGGCACCACGACCCGGCCGGCGCAGCGCTCGGCCAGGGCGGCAAACTTGGCGGTCAGGCCCATTTTCACCGAAGAACAGGACACGTGGACGGCCACGGTGTCCGGCACGGGCGTGATGTCGAGATGCGGCAGGCAGTAGTCGTGGATGAATTCCACCGGCTCATGGAGTTTGAGTCCCGGCTCCATCTTGCAGCGCATGGTGTAGAGGCAGGGACTGGCGTCGCACAGGATGGGGATGGCTCCGTTGTCGCTGACCTTGCGCAGCACCGCTTCAAGCTCCCTGGACTTTCGGGCCGCATCCTCGTGCATCCCCTTGGATTCAAGCGTCAGGCCGCAGCACAGGTTGTTCATGGCTTCCGGAAAAATCACGTCATAGCCGGCCTTGGCCAAGACCGACATGGTGGCCTCGAACAAGCCGCGCTGGTCCGGGTCGAGGGCCGAGGGTCCCATGGCCCGGGTGGTGCAGCTTGGGAAATAGACCACCTTGCGCCCGTGTCCCCGGCAGGTGTTGCGCAGTTCCACTTTCGGGCCGGCCTTGGGCGCATAGGGCGTCCAAAACGGGACCAGTCCGCCGGAGAGCTTTCGCAGCCCATAGGTCATGGACGTCATGGCCGGGGTGCCAATCAGGCCGTGGACGACGTTTGACAGCCACAGCCCCCGCCCGGCGATCCAAGTGACCAGCCCGTAGTGGTCGGCCACGAAACGGCCGATCTTTTTGCCGCGCGGGCTGGCTTCCTGGCGGCGGTAGTCCTTGGTGAACATTCCCGTATCGACCGAAACCGGGCAGACCGTGGCGCACAGGCCGTCGGCGGCGCAGGTGGCGCTGCCGAAATAGTCGTAGGCGTCGTGAAACTCGGTGAATTCGCCCAGATCCCCGGCTTTTTTGGCCAGGGCCATATGGCGCTGCAGGGTGATGCGCTGGCGCGGGGTGGTGGTGACGTTGCGCGAGGGGCAGACCGATTCGCAGTAGCCGCACTCGATGCAGCGGTCGATCAGCGGATTGACCTCGGGCAGGGGTTTCAAGTTCTTGAGGTAGACGTTGGGGTCGTCGTTTAAAATGACGCCGGGGTTGAGGATGCCGTCCGGGTCAAAGGCGCGCTTTAAGCGGTGCATGAAGCCGTAGGCCGTCTTGCCCCACTCCATCTCGACAAACGGGGCCATGTTGCGGCCGGTGCCGTGCTCGCCCTTGAGCGACCCTTCATAGCGGCCGACCACCATGGCCGCCACCTCGTCCATGAGCTTCTGGTAATTGGCCACGGCGGCCGGATCACCAAAGTCCGGACAAAAAACGAAGTGCAGGTTGCCCTCCAGGGCGTGGCCGAAAATGATGCCTTCCGGGAACCCGTGGACGTGCATCAGGCGCTGGAGCTCGACCGTGCCTTCAGCCAGGTTCTCGATGGGGAAGACCACGTCTTCGATAATGACCGCGCTGCCGGGCTGGCGCGCCCCGCCAACCGAGGTGAAAAGCCCGCGCCGGATGTTCCAGAGCTTTTCGTAATCATCCTTGGCGTCCATAAAGAGCAGCGGAAAGACCGGCTCGATGCCGGCCACCCGGGAAAGCGCCCCGTCGATGGCGGCGAGCAAGCCCGGTTTATCGGCGGCCCGCACCTCGACCAGGATGGCAGCTGCCGCCTCGGAAAGCTCCTTCAAATAGGCCGGCATACCGGGTTTGTCCTCAACAGAGCGCAGCGAGGCCCGGTCCATGAGTTCGACCGCCGCCACGGGACCGGCTTTGAGGGCGATGGTCGCCCGGCAGGCAGCGTCAATGTCGGGATAAATCATGAGCGAGGAGGCCTTGAACGGATGCTCGACCACGGTGCGGTAAGTGACTTCGCTGATAAAGGCCAGCGTCCCTTCGGAACCAATGATGAGGTGGAGCAGGATGTCGAAGGGGTCATCGAAATCGACAAAGGCGTTTATGCCGTAGCCGGTGGTGTTTTTGATCTTGAATTTGCGCCGGATGCGTTCGGCCAGCTCGGCATCGGCCAGGATTTCGGCCCGCATGGCGGCCAGTTCGTCCAAAAGTGGCTTGCGCACGGCGGCAAAGCGGGCCTTGGAGACCGGATCGGCCGTGTCGAGCATCTCGCCGTCGGCAAAGACGAGGCGCATGGACTCAACGGTCTTGTAGCTGTTTTCCGCCGTGCCGCAGCACATGCCCGAAGAGTTGTTGGCGGCGATGCCGCCGATCATGCAGGCGCTGATCGAAGCCGGGTCCGGGCCGATCTTGCGGCCATAGGGGGCGAGCTGGAAATTGGCCTCGGCCCCGATGACGCCGGGTTCAAGGCTAATGTGCCCGGCCCCGGGATGGACGCGAAACCCCTTCCAGTGGCCGGCCAGATAGATGAGTACGGAATCGGTCAGGGCCTGCCCGGACAGGCTCGTGCCGGCGGTGCGGAAGGTGACGGCCACGCCCTCGACCGAGGCAGCGCGCAACAACTTTGCCACCTCGTCCTGGGTCACGGCCTTGACCACGATCTTGGGGACCAGCCGGTAAAAGCTGGCGTCGTCGCCAAGGGCCAGATTGCGAAATGGGCCAAGGATGACGCGCTCGGCCGGAAGAAAGGCGCGGACTCGGTCGTAAAAGGCTTTATGGGCAGCGGGCAGGGTATCAGTATGGTTGGTCTGGGTCATGGCAGGCTCCTGGCGCGACGGGGAATGTTGCGGGGACGAGGATTGTCGCAGTGTTATGCCATGTGTTTGAAGGATTGGGAACGGCACTGGCACGCAAAAAGGGCGTCCGCCAGCGAACGCCCTTTCAGAATCTTTTGCAGCAGCCGGCCAGCCGGCCGCGTCGCTACATCTTCCCTACCACCTCGATCAGCACGCTGGTCACTTTCTCGGCGTTTTCCTTGAAAATCGTCACGATCTCATCCCAGGAAACCGGCGGCTCGTCGGTCTTCCAGCAATCATAATCCGTGCTCATGGCCACGGCGGCATAGGGAAGACCGGCTTCGACGGCCAGGGCGCATTCCGTGGCCACGCTCATGTTGATCACATCCGCGCCCCAGGCCCGGAACATGTTCGACTCGGCCCGGGTGGAAAAACGCGGGCCTTCGATGGTCACCACCGTGCCCTTGTCGTGGTGGCGGTAGCCGAACTTGCGGCAGGCGGCCACGAGCAGCTCGCGCAGCGGCTCGGAAAACGGGTCGGCCATGGGCGTATGGGCCGGGTTATGCGGCTCGAAACGGTCGTGAAAGGTCAGGTTGCGACGCCGGGTGAAGTCAATGAACTGGTCGAGAATGACCAGATCACCGCGCCCGATCTCGGCCCGAAGCGACCCGACCGCCGTGGTGGACAGGATGGCGGCGCAACCGACGGTGCGCAGGGCATGGATGTTGGCCCGATAATTGACATTGGTGGGCGTGGCCGTGTGGGAGCGGCCATGGCGGGCCAAGAGGACCACGTCCTTGCCGCCGATCTTGCCCTGGCGCAGGGTGGAATTGGGTGCGCCGTAAGGCGTGTCCACCTCGATGTCGCTGGGATTCTCCAAGATATTGGGGTCGTCCAGGCCGCTGCCGCCGATGATGCCGATTTTCATGCTGTCCGTCTCCAACCAGGGCCGCCGCTGCCAGGGCTGCGACCTGGGCGTGATAAAGAGAAGCTAGGCGATTTGCAGGATGCTCTCGCAACCATAGGAACGCAGCTGTTCCTTGCCGTTTAAGAACTCCAGCTCAATGACCACGCCGATGCCGACGATATCGGCCCCGAAATGCTCGACCAGATCAATGACGCCGGAGAGTGTGCCGCCGGTGGCCAGCAAGTCGTCGATGACCAGCACTTTCTCGCCCTTGAGCAGGGCGTCTTCGTGCATGCAAAGCGTATCGGACCCGTATTCCAGGTCGTAGGAAATGGACACGGTCTTATACGGCAGCTTGCCCGGCTTTCGCACCGGCACAAAACCGAGACCCATCTTGTAGGCCAGGGCAGCGCCGAAAATAAAGCCCCGGGCCTCGGCCGCCACGATCTTGGTCGCCCCGGAGTCGGCGAACCGCTCGGCCAAAAGATCAATGGCCCGGCGGAACCCGGAAGGATCGCCCAGAAGGGGCGTGATGTCGAAAAAAAGGATGCCTTCCTTGGGATAATCCGGGATGTCGCGAATGAGTGTGCGCAGATCCATGGCCATCTCCTTGAAAATTCGGTCTGGTAACCGAAGTCGGATAGGGATTTTAAGCCCGCCGGTCAAGCCGGGCTTGGCGGTTAGCCGGGTCTGCGCTAGAAATCCGGCATGACAAACGCTGCAAACAATTCCATTCCCTGCGACACCCTGGTCACGGCCGCGGTCGTGGTCAGTCAAAATGACGCCCGCGACGTGCTGCGCGATGCCGCCCTGGCCATCACCGATGGCCGCATTACGGCCATCGGACCGCGCGCGGAACTGACGGCCTGCTACGCCCCGGCCGAAACCATCGCTCTGCCCGAGGCCATGGTCCTGCCCGGGTTGGTCAATACCCACACCCACGCGGCCATGACCCTTTTCAGGGGTCTGTGCGACGACGCGCCCCTTTCCGTGTGGCTTTCGGAGCATATCTGGCCGGCCGAAGCCAAACTGACTCCCGAGGCCGTGCGATTGGGCACACAGCTTGCCTGCGCCGAAATGCTGGCCTCGGGAACTACGTGCTTTCTCGACGCCTATCTTTTTGTTGACGCCGTGGCCGACGCCGTGCAGGCGGCCGGCCTGCGGGCCGTGTTGTGCCAGGGCGTCTTTGATATTGAGAACGCGGGGTTTAAGACCTCAGACGCGGCCCTGGCTGCGGCCGCAGCCCTGGCCGACCGGCTGGCTGGAGAGCCGCTCCTGCGTCCGGCCATTTTCCCCCACGCCGTCTACACCTGCCGGGAAAAAACCCTGGAGCGGTGCGCCGCCTTTGCCCGGG
The nucleotide sequence above comes from Desulfovibrio sp. TomC. Encoded proteins:
- a CDS encoding FAD-binding and (Fe-S)-binding domain-containing protein; translation: MTQTNHTDTLPAAHKAFYDRVRAFLPAERVILGPFRNLALGDDASFYRLVPKIVVKAVTQDEVAKLLRAASVEGVAVTFRTAGTSLSGQALTDSVLIYLAGHWKGFRVHPGAGHISLEPGVIGAEANFQLAPYGRKIGPDPASISACMIGGIAANNSSGMCCGTAENSYKTVESMRLVFADGEMLDTADPVSKARFAAVRKPLLDELAAMRAEILADAELAERIRRKFKIKNTTGYGINAFVDFDDPFDILLHLIIGSEGTLAFISEVTYRTVVEHPFKASSLMIYPDIDAACRATIALKAGPVAAVELMDRASLRSVEDKPGMPAYLKELSEAAAAILVEVRAADKPGLLAAIDGALSRVAGIEPVFPLLFMDAKDDYEKLWNIRRGLFTSVGGARQPGSAVIIEDVVFPIENLAEGTVELQRLMHVHGFPEGIIFGHALEGNLHFVFCPDFGDPAAVANYQKLMDEVAAMVVGRYEGSLKGEHGTGRNMAPFVEMEWGKTAYGFMHRLKRAFDPDGILNPGVILNDDPNVYLKNLKPLPEVNPLIDRCIECGYCESVCPSRNVTTTPRQRITLQRHMALAKKAGDLGEFTEFHDAYDYFGSATCAADGLCATVCPVSVDTGMFTKDYRRQEASPRGKKIGRFVADHYGLVTWIAGRGLWLSNVVHGLIGTPAMTSMTYGLRKLSGGLVPFWTPYAPKAGPKVELRNTCRGHGRKVVYFPSCTTRAMGPSALDPDQRGLFEATMSVLAKAGYDVIFPEAMNNLCCGLTLESKGMHEDAARKSRELEAVLRKVSDNGAIPILCDASPCLYTMRCKMEPGLKLHEPVEFIHDYCLPHLDITPVPDTVAVHVSCSSVKMGLTAKFAALAERCAGRVVVPRGIHCCGFAGDRGFFYPELNASALADLPGQLPATTTSGYSNSRTCEIGLSYHGGVPYQSIVYLVDRAAQPKA
- the mtnP gene encoding S-methyl-5'-thioadenosine phosphorylase yields the protein MKIGIIGGSGLDDPNILENPSDIEVDTPYGAPNSTLRQGKIGGKDVVLLARHGRSHTATPTNVNYRANIHALRTVGCAAILSTTAVGSLRAEIGRGDLVILDQFIDFTRRRNLTFHDRFEPHNPAHTPMADPFSEPLRELLVAACRKFGYRHHDKGTVVTIEGPRFSTRAESNMFRAWGADVINMSVATECALAVEAGLPYAAVAMSTDYDCWKTDEPPVSWDEIVTIFKENAEKVTSVLIEVVGKM
- a CDS encoding adenine phosphoribosyltransferase, which encodes MDLRTLIRDIPDYPKEGILFFDITPLLGDPSGFRRAIDLLAERFADSGATKIVAAEARGFIFGAALAYKMGLGFVPVRKPGKLPYKTVSISYDLEYGSDTLCMHEDALLKGEKVLVIDDLLATGGTLSGVIDLVEHFGADIVGIGVVIELEFLNGKEQLRSYGCESILQIA